A genomic region of Trypanosoma brucei brucei TREU927 chromosome 3, complete sequence contains the following coding sequences:
- a CDS encoding acyltransferase, putative — protein MAIVVTILGLLLAAALFMGFWYLLRERRCPVIVMRLWFVSCLVTVVIVLYLLCLPIRIARYNKWVSRQQGANIACWLSCLLMGKVLWFLSPHIHIKIMEGSLDPHGIHHSGVMCSCHTSFFDTILFTQLIPLSYMRNVKAFAKRSLWSLPFMGKVIDTCGHLPVYFTSTGGSFAVDKEKQALVAEEADEFVNAGGNLCVFPEGALNRTPETLKDFRLGTFAMITKHRSRLYYMVHNGCHEVWPPAMNEIPGFPADVYVCFGEYKYNEDSTAEDISQGLREVMQKHVNRILLLRQQARNASTEKAT, from the coding sequence ATGGCGATCGTCGTGACGATACTGGGGCTACTTTTAGCTGCAGCTCTTTTTATGGGGTTCTGGTACCTCCTGCGCGAGCGGCGCTGTCCGGTGATAGTCATGCGGTTGTGGTTCGTGTCTTGTCTCGTAACTGTAGTGATAGTACTCTACCTTCTGTGCCTACCCATTCGTATTGCGCGCTACAATAAGTGGGTAAGCAGGCAACAAGGCGCAAACATAGCTTGTTGGCTTTCTTGTCTCCTTATGGGGAAAGTGCTGTGGTTTCTTTCGCCTCACATCCACATCAAGATCATGGAAGGTTCCCTCGATCCTCACGGCATTCACCACAGTGGTGTGATGTGCTCTTGCCACACATCCTTCTTCGATACAATTCTGTTTACACAGCTCATCCCTTTGAGCTATATGAGGAATGTGAAAGCGTTTGCAAAAAGGTCGCTGTGGAGTTTGCCGTTCATGGGCAAAGTTATCGATACGTGTGGACACCTGCCCGTTTACTTTACCTCAACCGGGGGCAGCTTCGCTGTGGACAAGGAGAAGCAGGCGTTGGTAGCAGAAGAGGCTGACGAGTTCGTAAACGCAGGGGGAAACCTTTGCGTATTTCCAGAGGGTGCCCTAAACCGAACACCAGAGACACTAAAGGACTTCCGCCTCGGTACGTTCGCAATGATAACGAAGCACCGGTCACGACTTTATTATATGGTGCACAACGGCTGCCATGAAGTTTGGCCACCTGCGATGAATGAAATCCCGGGATTCCCCGCGGACGTGTACGTATGTTTCGGCGAGTACAAGTACAACGAGGATTCAACAGCGGAGGATATCTCTCAGGGGCTGCGTGAGGTTATGCAGAAGCATGTGAACAGGATTTTGTTGCTTCGGCAGCAGGCGAGGAATGCCTCCACGGAAAAAGCTACCTAA
- a CDS encoding dynamin, putative — MERLISVVNDLHDAFANVKMNIKLNLPQIAVVGSQSAGKSSVLEAIVGKDFLPRGSGIVTRCPLVLQLVQLPRSNKDEWGEFLHRPNKKFFDFSEINEEIQNRTTEVAGHSAITDKPINLKIYSSHVLNLTLVDLPGLVMNAVGDQPKDIDRQIKSMVTRYISPSNTIILAISPANADLATSSSLQIAKQLDPEGLRTLGVLTKLDLMDRGTNAYDILTGKVLPLRHGFVGVVNRSQHDINTSKGMQAARDDEKEFFRNHPAYASIADTQGTEYLTQKLNGLLLEHIKMVIPELKSHVDKLLDDTRKQMERLGMREQDNIDPGASMLALIKVFCDTLSHTIDGGASDASKELLGGARLDYIFHECFSTYVNGISAKNDLTDEYIRINARNMAGMHASLFPSDHVFVALAKQQIGRLEDPSLKCVQFTYEELIKIVDACSIKLERFPKLKQAVVDICREALNEFRAPTVEHVKTIIAAERGFINVKHPLMEDLVQRSFIKIFGGNAQESKEEGGNENDKDKGKAKVSKDKGVKGLIESAVSQGEKSNMGAVPSSIKLNGKMSTHEQYINDAIREMVEGYFAVVKSNVADQVPKAITLLMITKLREDVYARLVRKLYSERTVGELLAEPPQIAQQRSATTAMMTALTKARTVLDSVREFALI; from the coding sequence ATGGAGCGACTCATCTCGGTCGTCAATGACCTACACGATGCCTTTGCAAATGTCAAGATGAACATCAAGCTTAACCTCCCACAGATTGCTGTTGTGGGAAGTCAGAGTGCCGGCAAAAGCAGTGTGCTGGAGGCTATTGTCGGTAAGGATTTCCTTCCTCGTGGTTCAGGCATTGTGACACGGTGCCCACTGGTTTTGCAGCTGGTACAGTTACCAAGGTCAAACAAGGATGAATGGGGTGAGTTTCTCCACAGACCCAATAAGAagttttttgatttttctgAGATCAATGAGGAGATTCAGAACCGTACAACGGAAGTTGCTGGGCACTCCGCTATTACGGATAAGCCTATTAATCTCAAGATTTACTCATCCCATGTGCTTAACCTGACACTTGTCGATCTTCCCGGGCTCGTGATGAACGCCGTTGGTGACCAACCAAAAGATATCGATCGGCAGATCAAGAGTATGGTAACGCGTTACATCTCTCCTTCAAACACAATTATTCTTGCGATATCTCCTGCAAACGCTGACTTGGCCACGAGCTCTTCGCTCCAGATAGCCAAGCAGTTGGATCCCGAAGGTCTGAGGACCCTTGGGGTGTTAACGAAACTGGACCTTATGGATCGCGGCACTAATGCGTACGACATCCTTACTGGGAAGGTTTTGCCTCTTCGACACGGCTTCGTTGGTGTCGTTAACCGCAGCCAACATGATATAAATACATCAAAGGGGATGCAAGCGGCTCGTGACGATGAAAAGGAATTTTTTCGCAACCACCCGGCATATGCGTCCATTGCTGACACACAGGGCACAGAGTACCTGACACAGAAGTTAAATGGTCTCTTGCTCGAGCACATCAAGATGGTTATTCCAGAGTTAAAGAGTCATGTAGACAAGCTCTTGGATGATACAAGGAAACAGATGGAAAGGCTTGGTATGCGTGAGCAAGACAATATCGATCCTGGTGCTAGCATGCTGGCATTAATCAAAGTGTTTTGCGACACACTCAGCCACACAATTGATGGCGGTGCATCGGATGCTTCTAAGGAACTGCTTGGTGGCGCCCGCCTTGACTATATATTCCATGAATGTTTCTCTACATATGTTAACGGCATCAGTGCGAAGAATGACCTTACCGACGAGTATATTCGCATTAATGCACGGAACATGGCTGGTATGCACGCGTCCCTGTTTCCATCAGATCACGTGTTTGTTGCACTTGCAAAACAGCAGATCGGGCGCTTGGAGGATCCGTCACTCAAGTGCGTGCAATTTACGTACGAGGAACTCATAAAGATCGTCGACGCCTGCTCAATCAAGTTGGAGCGCTTCCCCAAACTGAAGCAGGCTGTTGTGGATATATGCCGTGAGGCGCTGAATGAATTCCGTGCGCCCACGGTAGAGCATGTTAAAACAATCATTGCTGCTGAACGTGGTTTCATCAATGTGAAACATCCACTGATGGAGGATCTTGTGCAGCGATCGTTCATCAAAATATTTGGTGGCAATGCCCAAGAGTCAAAGGAGGAAGGTGGTAATGAAAATGATAAAGATAAGGGTAAGGCGAAGGTGAGCAAGGATAAAGGTGTCAAAGGACTGATAGAATCTGCCGTCTCTCAAGGGGAGAAATCCAACATGGGTGCTGTACCATCTTCCATTAAGTTGAACGGTAAAATGTCAACGCATGAACAGTATATCAACGATGCAATTCGTGAGATGGTGGAGGGCTACTTTGCTGTTGTGAAGAGTAATGTTGCTGATCAGGTACCGAAAGCGATCACTCTTCTCATGATAACTAAGTTGCGTGAGGATGTGTATGCCAGGTTGGTGCGAAAACTGTATTCTGAAAGGACCGTTGGAGAGTTGCTTGCGGAGCCACCACAAATTGCTCAGCAACGAAGCGCCACCACGGCGATGATGACTGCTTTAACGAAGGCGCGTACCGTCCTTGACAGTGTTCGAGAGTTTGCTCTTATTTAG
- a CDS encoding aminopeptidase, putative (similar to Puromycin-sensitive aminopeptidase (EC 3.4.11.-) (PSA). (Swiss-Prot:P55786) [Homo sapiens]), whose product MPTLPSDAANTVKLRNPFVPVSYDLHVSVDLAGWKYDGKETIVLRRAADVEGSKELQLHYNSTMAIHEVCGATIVGHNQEASTLQLQLSGETAEEHTVTFSYTQEIREEMRGFYRVCFKTGDGTEHRMAATHFEPTAARCFYICQDEPAARADFKLRVSLPCDMENYTVLSNGPLRAKKVESNVVTYDFEMVPAVPPYLTACFVGELEHIGTTTCGIPIRVYTVPGKLQRAAFALRTTAFALEYFEKFFDCKYPLPKLDVVAVPDFPIGGMENWGCIACVEAILVDEETSSVAALKGAAELICHEVSHNWFGNLVTVNWWEGLWLKEGFASWCGYDAAHQLQPAWRANEDANASVASALISDMYEHSHPVEVPIRDPAEITQIFDAISYDKGMGLVHMLEAFLGEKWASSVAHYIKKHRYGATTTKQLWEALEESSGVPLTEAMDSFTTQMGFPLVHVSRPSSGVVILRQEPCQFASATERRSTLWCVPVVLEGANGTSHRVALRGSGEQRVDLPKELAQSPWINANPRRRGFFRCRYDEASFSSLLGAYKSLTIPDRCGLIADTLASVYMGNNDVERLSILRCVLTERELNAGVWQEYYHDMNDFLGFVEDGNVRRELRHNLMYQIMVVATKLVSTEPCTAEERLQRAFFINACISTALHCLSAKEALALPAVEWALKEADAYLGGSTYTADTLTMSLAAYIRLGPGETSARAQTVWNRFAEAHDNVELCRSLLRAVCYAEDAEFVEGIAKRCIYNDGIRSQYGGVIFSAMAGSPSLPNGYVWSLFKKHFQGIEKQWGSGTFRIQAIVEAVGSSLTGEAYAKEFDEFFRLNPLPHARLAVHRAVERIRMSGWLQSRWGCGQKLSYLFFPR is encoded by the coding sequence ATGCCAACTCTCCCCTCAGATGCCGCGAATACGGTGAAGTTACGCAACCCCTTCGTCCCTGTGTCCTACGACTTGCACGTCAGCGTAGACCTCGCAGGTTGGAAGTACGatgggaaggaaacaattgTACTGCGAAGGGCGGCTGATGTGGAAGGATCAAAGGAGCTGCAGTTGCATTACAACTCAACGATGGCTATTCACGAGGTGTGTGGGGCGACAATTGTGGGGCACAACCAAGAGGCCAGCACCTTGCAGTTGCAGCTGAGTGGTGAAACTGCGGAGGAGCACACGGTGACGTTCAGCTACACGCAAGAAATTCGAGAGGAAATGAGGGGCTTTTACCGTGTGTGCTTCAAAACTGGTGACGGCACGGAGCACCGCATGGCTGCTACGCATTTTGAGCCGACAGCAGCGCGCTGCTTTTACATCTGTCAGGACGAGCCGGCAGCCCGTGCAGACTTCAAGCTCCGTGTGTCCCTTCCGTGCGACATGGAAAACTACACGGTGCTGTCGAACGGTCCGCTCCGTGCGAAGAAGGTGGAGTCCAATGTCGTGACCTATGATTTTGAGATGGTGCCCGCAGTGCCTCCATATCTCACCGCGTGTTTCGTGGGGGAACTGGAACACATTGGTACCACAACCTGTGGCATACCGATAAGGGTCTACACAGTACCTGGAAAGCTGCAGCGCGCAGCATTCGCACTCCGCACTACCGCCTTTGCATTGGAGTACTTCGAGAAGTTCTTTGATTGCAAGTACCCCCTACCCAAGTTAGATGTCGTCGCCGTACCGGACTTTCCAATCGGGGGGATGGAAAACTGGGGTTGCATTGCCTGCGTGGAGGCCATTTTGGTGGATGAAGAAACGTCCAGTGTTGCAGCACTGAAGGGTGCCGCGGAGTTGATCTGCCACGAGGTGTCGCACAACTGGTTTGGCAACCTGGTGACCGTCAACTGGTGGGAAGGACTATGGCTGAAGGAGGGATTTGCCTCGTGGTGTGGCTATGACGCTGCCCACCAATTACAGCCGGCATGGAGGGCCAACGAGGACGCCAACGCAAGTGTGGCGAGCGCACTGATAAGTGACATGTACGAGCACAGTCATCCTGTGGAAGTTCCCATCCGCGATCCCGCGGAGATTACTCAGATATTCGACGCGATTAGCTACGACAAGGGGATGGGTCTGGTGCACATGCTAGAGGCGTTCCTAGGCGAGAAGTGGGCATCTTCGGTGGCCCATTACATCAAAAAGCATCGCTATGGCGCAACAACGACGAAACAACTGTGGGAGGCACTGGAAGAGTCCTCTGGGGTCCCACTGACGGAGGCGATGGATTCTTTCACAACACAGATGGGTTTCCCTCTTGTCCACGTCAGCCGCCCATCGTCTGGCGTAGTTATACTGCGCCAAGAGCCTTGTCAATTTGCCTCTGCGACTGAGCGGAGGAGTACTctatggtgtgtgcctgtggTGTTGGAAGGCGCCAATGGGACCAGCCACCGTGTCGCCTTGCGGGGGAGCGGGGAACAGCGTGTGGATCTCCCTAAAGAGCTCGCTCAGTCGCCCTGGATTAACGCAAACCCGCGGAGGCGAGGCTTCTTTCGTTGCAGATACGATGAAGCAAGCTTCTCGTCATTGTTGGGGGCATACAAGTCTCTTACCATCCCTGACCGTTGTGGTTTGATTGCAGACACACTGGCGTCCGTGTACATGGGAAATAATGACGTGGAGCGTTTGTCTATCCTCCGGTGCGTCCTCACAGAGCGAGAGTTGAATGCGGGAGTGTGGCAGGAGTACTACCACGATATGAATGACTTCCTTGGATTCGTGGAAGATGGCAACGTGCGGCGGGAGCTGCGACACAATCTAATGTACCAGATTATGGTTGTGGCGACGAAGCTTGTTTCGACAGAACCGTGTACGGCAGAGGAGCGCCTGCAGCGTGCCTTCTTTATCAACGCATGCATTTCCACGGCACTTCATTGCCTGTCTGCAAAGGAGGCACTCGCGCTGCCAGCAGTTGAGTGGGCACTGAAGGAAGCAGATGCTTATCTGGGAGGGTCAACGTATACCGCCGACACGCTTACCATGTCCCTGGCAGCGTATATACGCTTAGGACCCGGGGAAACTTCGGCACGTGCGCAGACTGTGTGGAATCGGTTTGCGGAGGCTCATGACAACGTAGAGTTATGCCGCTCGTTGCTGCGAGCCGTCTGCTATGCCGAGGATGCCGAATTTGTCGAGGGTATTGCGAAGCGCTGTATCTATAACGACGGTATCCGGTCACAGTATGGTGGTGTGATATTTTCTGCGATGGCGGGAAGCCCCTCTCTTCCAAATGGCTATGTCTGGTCGCTGTTCAAGAAGCACTTCCAGGGAATCGAGAAGCAGTGGGGAAGCGGAACGTTTCGGATTCAGGCCATCGTGGAAGCTGTTGGCTCTTCACTCACGGGTGAAGCATATGCTAAGGAGTTCGACGAATTCTTCCGATTGAATCCGCTTCCTCATGCGCGACTGGCCGTGCACCGAGCTGTGGAGCGCATAAGGATGAGCGGCTGGTTACAGAGCCGGTGGGGATGTGGACAAAAGCTCTCCTACCTGTTCTTTCCGCGGTGA
- a CDS encoding hypothetical protein, conserved (differs by 2 frameshifts from GP:8132056: phosphatase {Trypanosoma brucei}) yields the protein MGRITTDLLRRRAEHNEGCLSNLKEVALHQQDIERIELIGDACRELEILYLCNNYISRIEGLQHLKYLKYLNLAVNNITYIEGLEGCEALERLDLTLNFVADVTCVERLRANAFLDQLHLTGNPCTKVAGYRAYVVHALPQLRELDGEEVIKTERLEARQSKDDISVAVNEEALRLQEAERIKSEMVARGVDPFPPRYNEKGERLYGHTPEERLQMLREKEEEERRKREEQRERERSSQFGAIREELERKPQRLTAEEEIAKHGRLLLRNEPKLPFTLDEEADDGEAVVLTVKVPRFLSTTLIDVQVEVNYIRVFVKEKLIQVPLSQEVAPSGVNVQRSSVNGELRIRIPYAPHVLQEVSEARRRRQRLLGLLSDDKNEDGTG from the coding sequence ATGGGCCGCATCACTACCGACCTTCTTCGGCGTCGCGCGGAGCACAATGAAGGTTGCCTAAGCAACCTGAAGGAGGTGGCACTGCATCAGCAGGACATTGAAAGGATCGAGCTCATTGGGGACGCGTGTCGTGAGCTGGAGATCCTATACTTGTGCAACAACTACATTTCCCGCATCGAGGGCCTACAGCATCTCAAGTATCTCAAATATTTGAACCTTGCTGTGAACAATATTACTTACATCGAAGGTCTCGAGGGATGTGAGGCCCTGGAGCGTCTGGATCTGACGCTGAACTTTGTGGCGGACGTGACATGCGTGGAGCGCCTGCGGGCGAACGCTTTCCTGGACCAGTTGCATCTTACTGGAAACCCATGCACGAAGGTGGCCGGGTACCGTGCCTACGTTGTGCACGCGCTGCCGCAGCTGCGTGAGCTCGATGGAGAAGAGGTAATTAAGACAGAGCGGCTGGAGGCGCGTCAAAGCAAAGACGACATTTCAGTCGCTGTGAATGAGGAGGCACTGCGACTGCAGGAAGCGGAGCGTATCAAGTCAGAGATGGTTGCACGAGGCGTTGACCCCTTTCCGCCACGATACAACGAGAAGGGTGAGCGTTTATATGGCCATACTCCAGAGGAGCGGCTCCAGATGCTGCgcgagaaggaggaggaggagaggcgcaaaagggaagagcaACGGGAACGTGAGCGGTCTAGTCAGTTCGGCGCGATACGTGAAGAGTTGGAAAGGAAGCCGCAGCGTCTCActgcggaggaggagataGCGAAGCACGGGCGGCTTCTGCTGAGAAACGAACCCAAACTCCCCTTCACTCTTGACGAGGAAGCGGATGATGGTGAAGCAGTTGTGTTGACAGTGAAGGTACCGAGATTCCTCTCCACAACGCTAATTGACGTACAAGTGGAAGTGAACTACATACGAGTGTTTGTTAAGGAGAAACTCATCCAGGTTCCGTTAAGCCAAGAGGTTGCTCCCTCGGGTGTTAATGTACAACGCAGCTCGGTGAATGGTGAACTGCGAATTAGGATACCGTACGCACCACACGTTTTGCAGGAGGTTTCTGAGGCGAGGCGGCGGCGACAGCGGTTGCTTGGTCTTCTGAGTGACGATAAAAATGAGGATGGAACCGGGTGA